In the genome of Nocardioides seonyuensis, one region contains:
- a CDS encoding YczE/YyaS/YitT family protein, with protein MSSTVHAPRGVLADLGPIQQLRAGSLGRRIPQLLVGLVLYGVSLGLMVRGALGLAPWDVLHSGFIRHVPMTLGQAVILFSFVVLLLWIPLREKPGIGTVANAFLVGLSADVTLALLGEPGAWSARIALMVGGVVLNGLATALYIGSQLGRGPRDGLMTGLARRTGLSLRLVRTVLEVSVVVIGLLLGGVLGVGTVLYALAIGPLAQVMLPWVVVQLPVRAGSAGNPVGRDPAG; from the coding sequence ATGAGCTCCACGGTCCACGCCCCTCGAGGTGTCCTCGCCGACCTCGGTCCGATCCAGCAGCTGCGAGCCGGCAGCCTCGGACGGAGGATTCCCCAGCTCCTCGTGGGCCTGGTGCTGTACGGCGTCTCGTTGGGGCTGATGGTCCGTGGAGCCCTGGGGCTCGCGCCGTGGGACGTCCTCCACTCAGGGTTCATCCGACACGTGCCGATGACCTTGGGTCAAGCGGTCATCCTGTTCAGCTTCGTCGTGCTGCTCCTGTGGATTCCGCTGCGCGAGAAACCCGGCATCGGCACTGTCGCCAACGCCTTCCTGGTCGGGCTATCCGCCGACGTGACGCTGGCGTTGCTCGGCGAGCCGGGCGCGTGGTCCGCGCGCATCGCCCTGATGGTCGGCGGCGTGGTGCTCAACGGGCTCGCCACCGCGCTCTACATCGGCTCCCAGCTCGGACGCGGGCCGCGTGACGGCCTGATGACGGGTCTCGCCCGTCGCACCGGACTGTCGCTGCGCCTGGTGCGCACGGTGCTCGAGGTCAGCGTCGTCGTGATCGGCCTGCTCCTGGGCGGCGTGCTGGGAGTCGGCACCGTCCTCTACGCGTTGGCGATCGGGCCGCTCGCCCAGGTGATGCTCCCGTGGGTCGTCGTCCAGCTGCCGGTGCGTGCAGGATCAGCGGGCAACCCAGTGGGCCGCGACCCGGCTGGGTGA
- a CDS encoding PLP-dependent aminotransferase family protein, protein MSRTITAARVATLVGPLTAAERPLYLELAERLRLLVGEGRIPAATRLPSERELTTALAVSRTTVTRAYAELRERDYAESRRGSGTVTRLPLRPQTVLDRVFAPWTQDDDVIDLNCAAPSAPSGVGAAFEAAVTELPAYLSSHGYYPAGLPRLQEAIAGLYDERGLPTAPEQVMVTAGALGGAAIVAQALTAPGDRVVVEDPVYPNATQALSHRSARLVPAPVDPEGWDLEATAAIVRQAAPRLAYLIPDFQNPTGHVMSESQREEYAASLRRARAVPVVDEAHQALALDGQAMPAPFAAHAPSAVTIGSASKQFWGGLRLGWLRAPEEMMPTLLHARMSLDLGAPLVDQLALVHLIEHRHEVWAANRARLRDQRDALLGALADRLPEWRFHRPSGGLAVWCELPQPRASSLVVEAERRGVVVAAGRVFAVEGGLEHFVRIPWTRPAEELEVAVDRLAHAWASVGSGRVGDGEGAGRLTVA, encoded by the coding sequence ATGAGTCGCACCATCACCGCTGCCAGGGTGGCCACACTGGTGGGTCCCCTGACTGCCGCGGAACGACCTCTCTACCTCGAGCTCGCCGAACGGCTGCGGCTCCTCGTGGGCGAGGGCCGCATCCCGGCTGCGACGCGGCTGCCCAGCGAGCGCGAGCTGACGACGGCTCTCGCCGTGAGCCGCACGACCGTGACGCGCGCCTACGCCGAGCTTCGCGAGCGCGACTACGCCGAGTCGCGCCGCGGGTCGGGCACGGTCACCCGCCTTCCACTGAGGCCGCAGACGGTCCTGGACCGGGTCTTCGCACCGTGGACGCAGGACGACGACGTCATCGACCTCAACTGCGCGGCCCCCAGCGCCCCGAGCGGTGTGGGCGCCGCGTTCGAGGCAGCAGTCACCGAGCTGCCGGCCTACCTCTCCAGCCACGGCTACTACCCGGCCGGGCTCCCCCGGCTCCAAGAGGCCATTGCCGGGCTGTACGACGAGCGCGGGCTGCCGACCGCCCCCGAGCAGGTCATGGTCACTGCCGGGGCGCTCGGCGGCGCGGCGATCGTCGCCCAGGCGCTCACCGCCCCGGGCGACCGGGTCGTCGTCGAGGACCCCGTCTACCCCAACGCCACCCAGGCGCTCTCGCACCGCAGCGCAAGACTCGTGCCCGCACCGGTCGACCCCGAGGGCTGGGACCTGGAGGCCACGGCGGCGATCGTCCGACAGGCGGCGCCTCGACTGGCCTACCTGATCCCCGACTTCCAGAACCCCACCGGACACGTCATGAGCGAGTCCCAGCGGGAGGAGTACGCCGCCTCCCTCCGGCGTGCCCGCGCGGTCCCCGTGGTCGACGAGGCGCACCAGGCGCTGGCCCTCGACGGACAGGCCATGCCCGCACCCTTCGCCGCGCACGCTCCCTCCGCGGTCACCATCGGCAGCGCCAGCAAGCAGTTCTGGGGAGGGCTGCGCCTCGGGTGGCTGCGCGCGCCCGAGGAGATGATGCCGACGCTCTTGCACGCCCGCATGAGCCTCGACCTCGGCGCCCCGCTGGTCGACCAGCTCGCGCTCGTGCACCTGATCGAGCACCGGCACGAGGTCTGGGCAGCCAACCGCGCCAGGCTGCGCGACCAGCGTGACGCCCTCCTCGGGGCGCTGGCCGACCGCCTGCCGGAGTGGCGGTTCCACCGACCCAGCGGAGGCCTCGCCGTGTGGTGCGAGCTGCCGCAGCCTCGGGCCAGCTCGCTGGTGGTCGAGGCCGAGCGACGCGGTGTGGTCGTCGCGGCAGGTCGCGTGTTCGCCGTCGAGGGCGGGCTGGAGCACTTCGTGCGGATCCCGTGGACGAGGCCGGCGGAGGAGCTCGAGGTCGCGGTCGACAGGCTCGCCCACGCCTGGGCCAGTGTCGGGAGCGGCCGGGTCGGCGACGGCGAAGGAGCCGGGCGACTCACCGTCGCCTGA
- the serA gene encoding phosphoglycerate dehydrogenase, with product MTTSTQAKPVVLIAEELSPATIEALGPDFEIRHCNGADRAELIPAIADVDAILVRSATKVDAEALAAAKRLNVVARAGVGLDNVDVKAATQAGVMVVNAPTSNIVSAAELAVALMLAAARHVSPAHAALRNGEWKRSKYTGIELYEKTVGIVGLGRIGVLVAQRLSAFGMKVIAFDPYVQAGRAAQMGVRLVDLDTLLAESDFMSVHLPKTPETVGLIGAEQLARAKQSLVLVNAARGGIVDEAALYDALKTGQIAAAGLDVFAQEPCTDSPLFELDNVVATPHLGASTDEAQEKAGVAVARSVRLALSGELVPDAVNVQGGVIAEDVRPGIPLTEKLGRVFTALAGEVASALDVEVRGEITEYDVKVLELAALKGVFSDIVEDQVSYVNAPLLAAERGTEVRLVTETESPDHRNLITLRGTLADGSQVSVSGTLVGIAQKERLVEVNGFAVDIEPTEHLAFFAYADRPGMVGTVGGILGAASVNIAGMQVSRDEQGGQALVALSVDSAIPAETLAEIEAAIEASSVRAVDLD from the coding sequence GTGACGACATCCACCCAGGCCAAGCCCGTCGTACTCATCGCCGAAGAGCTGAGCCCGGCCACGATCGAGGCCCTCGGCCCCGACTTCGAGATCCGGCACTGCAACGGTGCCGATCGTGCCGAGCTGATCCCTGCGATCGCCGACGTCGACGCGATCCTGGTCCGCTCGGCCACCAAGGTCGACGCCGAGGCGCTCGCCGCCGCGAAGCGGCTCAACGTCGTGGCCCGGGCGGGTGTCGGTCTCGACAACGTCGACGTGAAGGCTGCGACCCAGGCCGGTGTCATGGTCGTCAACGCGCCCACCTCCAACATCGTGAGCGCCGCCGAGCTCGCCGTCGCGCTGATGCTCGCTGCCGCGCGCCACGTCTCCCCGGCCCACGCCGCGCTCCGCAACGGTGAGTGGAAGCGCTCCAAGTACACCGGCATCGAGCTCTACGAGAAGACCGTCGGCATCGTCGGTCTGGGCCGGATCGGCGTGCTCGTCGCGCAGCGGCTCTCCGCCTTCGGCATGAAGGTCATCGCGTTCGACCCCTACGTCCAGGCCGGCCGCGCCGCCCAGATGGGCGTGCGCCTCGTCGATCTCGACACCCTCCTCGCCGAGTCCGACTTCATGAGCGTCCACCTGCCCAAGACGCCCGAGACCGTGGGGCTGATCGGAGCCGAGCAGCTCGCCCGGGCCAAGCAGAGCCTGGTGCTCGTGAACGCCGCCCGCGGCGGCATCGTGGACGAGGCCGCGCTCTACGACGCGCTCAAGACGGGCCAGATCGCTGCGGCCGGGCTCGACGTATTCGCCCAGGAGCCGTGCACCGACAGCCCGCTCTTCGAGCTCGACAACGTCGTGGCCACCCCTCACCTCGGCGCCTCCACCGACGAGGCCCAGGAGAAGGCCGGGGTGGCTGTCGCCAGGTCCGTGCGCCTCGCGCTGTCGGGCGAGCTCGTTCCCGACGCCGTCAACGTCCAGGGCGGGGTCATCGCCGAGGACGTGCGTCCCGGCATCCCGCTCACCGAGAAGCTCGGCCGCGTCTTCACCGCGCTGGCGGGCGAGGTCGCGAGCGCCCTCGACGTCGAGGTGCGCGGCGAGATCACCGAGTACGACGTCAAGGTGCTCGAGCTGGCTGCGCTCAAGGGCGTCTTCTCCGACATCGTCGAGGACCAGGTCTCCTACGTGAACGCGCCGCTGCTCGCGGCCGAGCGCGGCACCGAGGTCCGCCTCGTCACCGAGACCGAGAGCCCCGACCACCGCAACCTGATCACCCTGCGGGGCACGCTCGCCGACGGTTCGCAGGTCTCGGTCAGCGGCACCCTGGTGGGCATCGCCCAGAAGGAGCGGCTCGTCGAGGTCAACGGGTTCGCTGTCGACATCGAGCCGACCGAGCACCTCGCGTTCTTCGCCTACGCCGATCGTCCCGGCATGGTCGGGACCGTCGGCGGGATCCTCGGCGCGGCCTCGGTCAACATCGCCGGCATGCAGGTCTCCCGCGACGAGCAGGGCGGCCAGGCCCTGGTGGCGCTGTCTGTCGACTCGGCCATCCCGGCCGAGACCCTGGCCGAGATCGAGGCTGCCATCGAGGCGTCCTCGGTGCGCGCGGTCGACCTCGACTGA
- a CDS encoding DsbA family oxidoreductase — MLIEIWSDVVCPWCYIGKRRLERALESFEHREAVEVVWRSYQLDPAAPTEPTEPTSAMLARKYGQSAEGARQMQDRVEAVAAEEGLVYRLSETLHLNTVDAHRLIHLGHEQGGAELQGKVKEALLDAYFVRARNLADHAVLRKVGVEAGLDPARVDEVLAGSEFNDDVWADAERARQYGATGVPFFVVDQKYGVSGAQPVEVFTQVLDRAWSESHPHVEMVAGSGDHDAACGPDGCAV, encoded by the coding sequence ATGCTGATCGAGATCTGGTCCGACGTCGTCTGCCCCTGGTGCTACATCGGCAAGCGCCGCCTCGAGCGGGCCCTGGAGAGCTTCGAGCACCGCGAGGCCGTCGAGGTGGTGTGGCGCTCCTACCAGCTCGACCCGGCGGCCCCGACCGAGCCGACGGAGCCGACGAGCGCGATGCTCGCCCGCAAGTACGGCCAGAGCGCCGAGGGCGCCCGTCAGATGCAGGACCGGGTCGAGGCCGTGGCGGCCGAGGAGGGCCTGGTCTACCGGCTCTCCGAGACCCTCCACCTCAACACTGTCGACGCCCACCGCCTGATCCACCTCGGCCACGAGCAAGGTGGGGCCGAGCTGCAGGGCAAGGTCAAGGAGGCCCTGCTCGACGCCTACTTCGTCCGGGCGCGCAATCTCGCCGACCACGCGGTCCTCCGGAAGGTCGGTGTCGAGGCCGGGCTCGATCCCGCCCGGGTCGATGAGGTCCTGGCCGGCTCTGAGTTCAACGACGACGTGTGGGCCGACGCCGAACGTGCGCGCCAGTACGGCGCCACAGGCGTGCCGTTCTTCGTCGTCGACCAGAAGTACGGCGTCTCGGGCGCGCAACCTGTCGAGGTGTTCACGCAGGTGCTCGACCGTGCCTGGTCGGAGTCGCACCCTCACGTCGAGATGGTCGCGGGCTCGGGCGATCACGACGCTGCCTGCGGACCGGACGGGTGCGCGGTCTGA
- a CDS encoding purine-cytosine permease family protein encodes MSDTWTKGPDPAGGSGLDRTRRLGVEQTGIEIIDEADRTAKPSDLFWPWFAANVSVFGISYGSFVLGFGISFWQAALVTVVGVVFSFALCGVIAIAGKRGSAPTMVLSRAAFGVNGQKVPGVVSWLVSIGWETFLAILAVLATATIFDQLGWAAGTTTKVVATVVVAALIVSASVAGYHVIMKMQSWLTWITGIATLVYVALTLDEVRWSQISSIPDGSAQQMVGALVMLMTGFGLGWINIAADWSRYQKRSSLGAAIVGWNTFGGAIAPVLLVLFGLLLAGSSPDLSAGIVDDPIGTLGTLLPTWFLVPFLLAAILALVSGAVLGIYSSGLTLLSLGVRIPRPAAAFVDGMILTLGTIWVVFFAEDFLGPFQSFLITLGVPLAAWAGIMIADIALRKRDYDDAALFDASGRYGSFDWVSIGTMVVASVLGWGLVVNNFAADAAWNNWQGFLISPFGLGTYVDDPAGPYWEGNWAYANLGVLLALVLSFVVTLLARRAKVRGQETGA; translated from the coding sequence ATGAGCGACACATGGACCAAGGGACCCGACCCCGCCGGCGGCTCGGGGCTGGACCGCACCCGTCGCCTCGGGGTCGAGCAGACCGGCATCGAGATCATCGACGAGGCCGACCGCACGGCAAAGCCGTCGGACCTCTTCTGGCCGTGGTTCGCAGCCAACGTCTCGGTGTTCGGCATCAGCTACGGCTCGTTCGTCCTGGGCTTCGGCATCTCCTTCTGGCAGGCGGCCCTCGTCACGGTGGTCGGCGTGGTGTTCTCGTTCGCCCTCTGCGGCGTGATCGCGATCGCCGGCAAGCGGGGCTCGGCGCCCACGATGGTGCTGAGCAGGGCGGCGTTCGGCGTCAACGGGCAGAAGGTGCCCGGGGTCGTGTCGTGGCTGGTCTCGATCGGCTGGGAGACGTTCCTGGCGATCCTGGCCGTGCTGGCCACGGCCACGATCTTCGACCAGCTGGGATGGGCGGCAGGCACGACGACCAAGGTCGTCGCCACCGTCGTCGTGGCCGCGCTCATCGTCTCGGCGAGCGTGGCGGGCTACCACGTGATCATGAAGATGCAGTCGTGGCTCACCTGGATCACCGGCATCGCCACCCTCGTCTACGTCGCGCTCACCCTGGACGAGGTGCGCTGGTCGCAGATCTCGTCGATCCCCGACGGCAGCGCCCAGCAGATGGTCGGTGCGCTCGTGATGCTGATGACAGGCTTCGGCCTCGGGTGGATCAACATCGCGGCCGACTGGTCGCGCTACCAGAAGAGGTCCTCGCTGGGGGCTGCCATCGTGGGCTGGAACACCTTCGGCGGGGCGATCGCCCCTGTGCTCCTGGTCCTCTTCGGCCTCCTGCTCGCCGGCTCGTCACCCGACCTGTCCGCCGGCATCGTGGACGACCCCATCGGGACGCTCGGCACCCTCCTGCCGACCTGGTTCCTCGTGCCCTTCCTGCTCGCCGCGATCCTCGCGCTCGTCAGTGGTGCCGTGCTCGGCATCTACTCCTCGGGCCTGACGCTGCTCTCGCTGGGCGTGCGCATCCCGCGTCCGGCGGCGGCCTTCGTCGACGGCATGATCCTCACCCTCGGCACGATCTGGGTGGTGTTCTTCGCCGAGGACTTCCTCGGCCCGTTCCAGAGCTTCCTGATCACCCTCGGCGTCCCGCTCGCCGCGTGGGCCGGCATCATGATCGCCGACATCGCCCTGCGCAAGCGTGACTACGACGACGCCGCGCTGTTCGACGCGAGCGGCCGCTACGGCTCCTTCGACTGGGTCTCGATCGGGACCATGGTCGTCGCGTCAGTGCTGGGCTGGGGGCTCGTGGTCAACAACTTCGCAGCGGACGCCGCGTGGAACAACTGGCAGGGCTTCCTGATCTCGCCCTTCGGGCTGGGCACCTACGTCGACGACCCGGCGGGCCCCTACTGGGAGGGCAACTGGGCCTACGCCAACCTCGGCGTGCTGCTCGCCCTGGTGCTCTCGTTCGTCGTCACCCTGCTCGCCCGGCGTGCCAAGGTGCGAGGGCAGGAGACCGGGGCCTGA